A section of the Virgibacillus sp. NKC19-3 genome encodes:
- a CDS encoding YrrS family protein codes for MGDSDKHSRLNKHEKRRKNTKLISILLIIGAILVIILLGVWIFGGSSDEGSDEQNEQSAETSEEEDDAEDDIIIEDDDPQNDASEEDAEDEKDEKDEEENEDEESNEEASEDEDDDVETEQVEPSDGNVSEAYTGDWEPVGTEQEGSHTTDYSDGSQDRIEIDQAAAAATELDESSMSTYWVGNDGDQKVVATVGNENEETYYRVFLSWIDNEGWQPTKVEELHELQY; via the coding sequence ATGGGGGACTCTGATAAACATTCACGCCTCAATAAACATGAAAAACGGCGAAAAAATACAAAATTAATTTCCATTCTTCTTATAATTGGTGCCATCCTTGTGATCATATTGCTTGGTGTGTGGATTTTTGGAGGTAGTAGTGATGAAGGATCGGACGAGCAAAATGAGCAATCTGCTGAGACTTCGGAGGAAGAAGATGATGCAGAGGACGATATCATAATCGAAGATGATGATCCTCAAAATGATGCTTCAGAAGAAGATGCAGAAGACGAAAAAGATGAAAAAGATGAAGAAGAAAATGAAGACGAGGAATCCAATGAAGAAGCTAGTGAAGATGAGGATGATGACGTAGAAACAGAACAAGTTGAGCCATCGGATGGAAATGTTTCAGAAGCGTATACAGGTGATTGGGAACCTGTGGGTACAGAACAAGAAGGCTCTCATACGACTGATTACAGCGATGGTTCTCAGGACCGAATTGAAATCGATCAAGCAGCTGCTGCAGCTACAGAGTTAGATGAAAGTAGTATGTCAACATATTGGGTTGGTAATGACGGAGACCAAAAAGTTGTTGCGACAGTTGGAAATGAGAATGAAGAAACGTATTATCGTGTCTTTTTATCTTGGATAGACAATGAAGGATGGCAGCCCACAAAAGTTGAAGAATTACATGAACTGCAGTATTAA
- the sigK gene encoding RNA polymerase sporulation sigma factor SigK produces MSGILSVLALLIKEAVFFVSYVKNHAFPQPLPPDEEAKYIKAMQNGDEDARNKLIEHNLRLVAHIVKKFENTGEDMEDLISIGTIGLIKGVESFSVDKGTKLATYAARCIENEILMHLRALKKVKKDVSLQDPIGQDKEGNEISLIDILEAENEDVIEFIQLNMEIEKMQDYFTILDNREREVIVYRYGLNDYKEMTQREIAKKLNISRSYVSRIEKRALMKVFHEYYRNERRG; encoded by the coding sequence TTGTCCGGAATTTTAAGCGTTCTCGCCCTACTTATCAAAGAGGCAGTCTTCTTCGTCTCCTATGTAAAAAATCACGCCTTCCCACAACCCCTACCGCCGGATGAGGAAGCAAAATACATTAAGGCAATGCAAAACGGCGATGAAGATGCTAGAAATAAGCTCATCGAACATAATTTACGCCTAGTAGCACACATTGTAAAGAAATTCGAGAACACCGGAGAAGATATGGAGGATTTAATCTCAATAGGAACAATTGGTTTAATTAAGGGGGTTGAAAGCTTCTCTGTCGATAAAGGTACGAAGCTTGCAACATATGCTGCACGATGCATTGAAAACGAAATACTAATGCATTTACGTGCACTTAAAAAAGTAAAAAAAGACGTTTCCCTCCAAGACCCTATCGGGCAGGATAAAGAAGGAAATGAAATTAGTTTAATTGATATTCTGGAGGCAGAAAACGAAGATGTTATCGAATTTATTCAATTAAATATGGAAATAGAAAAAATGCAGGATTATTTTACCATTCTTGACAATCGAGAAAGAGAAGTAATTGTTTATCGTTATGGGTTAAATGACTACAAAGAAATGACGCAACGTGAGATAGCCAAAAAATTAAACATATCACGGAGTTATGTCTCCCGAATTGAAAAAAGAGCGTTAATGAAAGTATTTCATGAATATTATCGAAATGAACGAAGAGGATAA
- the udk gene encoding uridine kinase, which translates to MQDKPVVIGVAGGSGSGKTSVTNSICERFTDKTILVIEQDYYYKDQSHLPLEERLNTNYDHPLAFDNDLLIDHLHKLMNRETIEKPVYDYKLHTRSNEVIPVEPKDVIILEGILILDNPKLVDLMDIKVFVDTDADLRIVRRLLRDIKERGRSLDSVIDQYINYVRPSHLQFIEPTKRYADIIIPEGGQNHVAIDIMATKIETILSKNG; encoded by the coding sequence ATGCAGGATAAGCCTGTTGTTATCGGTGTGGCAGGTGGAAGCGGAAGCGGGAAAACATCTGTAACAAATTCGATATGCGAACGTTTTACTGACAAAACAATTCTTGTTATTGAACAGGATTATTATTATAAAGATCAAAGTCACTTACCATTAGAGGAAAGACTCAACACCAATTACGATCATCCGCTTGCATTTGATAATGATTTATTAATTGATCATCTCCATAAATTAATGAATCGAGAAACAATTGAAAAACCAGTCTACGATTATAAACTTCATACCCGTTCGAATGAAGTTATTCCGGTAGAACCGAAGGATGTTATTATTCTGGAAGGTATCCTAATTTTAGATAATCCAAAATTAGTTGATTTAATGGACATTAAAGTGTTTGTTGATACAGATGCAGACTTAAGAATTGTAAGACGGCTTTTAAGAGATATAAAAGAGCGTGGAAGATCGTTGGATTCAGTTATTGATCAGTATATAAACTATGTTCGACCATCACATCTGCAATTCATAGAACCAACTAAGCGTTATGCGGATATTATTATTCCGGAGGGTGGACAAAATCATGTGGCAATTGACATTATGGCCACAAAAATAGAAACAATTTTGTCGAAAAATGGTTGA
- the greA gene encoding transcription elongation factor GreA: protein MAIEKSYYMTQEGKEKLEEELHELKTTKRQEVVERIKVARDFGDLSENSEYDAAKDEQAFVESRIAQVEKMIRNAVIIENDNNNPDIVSLGRSVTFKELPDGEEETYRIVGSAEADPFEGKISNDSPMAKSLIGHEIGTEVAVTTPGGDIQVKIVRVE, encoded by the coding sequence ATGGCAATAGAGAAAAGTTATTATATGACGCAAGAGGGTAAAGAGAAATTAGAAGAAGAGTTGCATGAGTTAAAAACCACGAAAAGACAGGAAGTAGTTGAACGTATAAAAGTTGCTCGTGATTTTGGTGATCTATCGGAAAACTCAGAATATGATGCTGCAAAAGATGAACAAGCATTTGTTGAGTCACGGATTGCCCAAGTTGAAAAAATGATTCGCAATGCAGTTATTATTGAAAATGATAATAATAATCCGGATATCGTCTCTTTAGGTAGATCGGTGACGTTTAAGGAATTACCGGATGGGGAAGAAGAGACCTACAGGATTGTAGGAAGTGCAGAGGCGGATCCATTCGAAGGGAAAATTTCAAATGATTCTCCAATGGCTAAAAGCCTTATAGGCCATGAGATTGGTACAGAGGTTGCTGTAACAACCCCTGGTGGAGATATTCAAGTGAAGATTGTAAGGGTAGAATAA
- the mltG gene encoding endolytic transglycosylase MltG has protein sequence MFRKKKTGSYKDNLNLRNDEVTTVRKIVAIIIIALILILVAGGISGYLYIKSSLGAVDPESEEEIEVAIPIGSSSSEIAEILEENGLIQDGRIFRIYVKFNNESDFQAGDYTFSPSMTIDEIINSLENGRVMEEPIYTITIPEGLDMEEIAEIYAENLHFSKEDFLNQVNDPDYIEELIEAYPTILSEDITDPSIRTPLEGYLYAATYNFYTDEPTVSSIVEKMLEQTESVLAPYMDEIAEQELTIHEAVTFASVIEKESGLEDQRNKISGVFYNRLEEGMPLQTDPTVLYALGEHKDTVLQEDLEVDSPYNTYQVKDLPVGPISNFAESALEAVVNPEESDYLYFLHDGEGSIYYAETYEEHLEYREEHIE, from the coding sequence ATGTTCAGGAAGAAGAAAACAGGCAGTTATAAAGACAATCTAAATTTACGAAACGATGAAGTTACGACGGTTCGTAAAATAGTTGCAATTATAATAATAGCACTTATCCTTATCCTTGTCGCTGGCGGTATTTCGGGGTATTTGTACATTAAATCCTCACTAGGGGCCGTTGATCCTGAAAGTGAGGAAGAAATAGAAGTTGCTATCCCTATTGGGTCCTCTTCCTCTGAAATAGCAGAAATACTGGAAGAAAATGGCCTTATCCAGGATGGCCGCATCTTTCGTATTTATGTGAAATTTAATAATGAATCTGATTTTCAAGCTGGAGATTATACCTTTTCACCATCTATGACAATCGACGAGATCATTAACTCTTTAGAAAATGGAAGGGTTATGGAAGAACCTATTTATACCATTACGATTCCAGAAGGGCTAGATATGGAAGAAATAGCAGAAATTTACGCAGAAAACTTGCATTTTAGCAAGGAAGATTTTTTGAATCAGGTCAATGACCCTGATTATATAGAAGAGCTGATCGAAGCATATCCAACTATCTTGTCAGAAGATATTACGGATCCGTCCATTCGAACGCCTTTGGAAGGTTATCTCTATGCAGCAACTTATAACTTTTACACAGATGAACCAACTGTGTCTTCTATTGTAGAAAAAATGCTTGAACAAACTGAATCAGTTCTTGCTCCCTATATGGATGAAATCGCCGAACAGGAGCTTACTATTCATGAAGCTGTAACATTTGCTTCTGTCATAGAAAAAGAATCAGGTTTAGAGGATCAGCGTAATAAGATTTCCGGCGTATTTTATAATCGATTGGAAGAGGGAATGCCCCTGCAAACAGATCCAACTGTATTATATGCATTAGGTGAGCATAAGGATACCGTTTTGCAGGAAGATCTGGAAGTTGATTCACCATATAATACGTATCAGGTAAAGGATTTGCCAGTAGGCCCAATATCGAATTTTGCCGAAAGTGCGTTGGAAGCAGTAGTTAATCCAGAGGAATCCGATTATTTATATTTCCTGCATGACGGTGAAGGAAGTATATATTATGCTGAAACTTATGAGGAACATTTAGAATACAGGGAAGAACATATTGAATAG
- a CDS encoding O-methyltransferase produces MEEELANYLTKVLPIQRNWVMEMEREAKKENVPIMEPASMHFVMLLIKIMKPKRILEIGTAIGYSALRMVEAYPEVSIITIEKDNERYQKAMQYIKEQNKTENITVVYGDAFEKIEAMAAKRESFDVIFIDAAKGQYKRFFELASPMLENGGLILSDNVLFRGHVIHPEEAHSRHKKMVERIQNYNIWLTKHPDFTTSIVPIGDGVAISLKNG; encoded by the coding sequence ATGGAAGAAGAGTTGGCAAATTATTTAACGAAGGTGCTGCCAATACAAAGAAACTGGGTAATGGAAATGGAGAGAGAAGCAAAAAAAGAAAATGTACCCATAATGGAACCGGCTAGCATGCATTTCGTCATGTTATTAATTAAAATCATGAAACCAAAGCGAATACTGGAAATTGGTACAGCAATTGGTTATTCGGCATTACGGATGGTAGAAGCATACCCGGAAGTATCCATCATAACGATTGAAAAAGACAATGAGCGATATCAAAAAGCAATGCAATATATAAAAGAGCAGAATAAAACAGAAAATATTACCGTTGTTTATGGAGATGCATTCGAAAAGATTGAAGCTATGGCTGCGAAAAGGGAATCATTCGATGTAATTTTCATTGATGCAGCAAAAGGACAATACAAACGTTTTTTTGAGCTTGCCAGCCCAATGTTAGAAAATGGTGGCTTAATTCTTTCCGATAATGTATTATTTAGAGGACATGTTATACATCCTGAAGAAGCCCATTCCCGACATAAAAAGATGGTAGAGCGCATTCAAAACTATAATATTTGGCTAACCAAACATCCAGATTTTACAACATCTATCGTTCCTATTGGAGATGGAGTTGCGATTAGTCTTAAAAATGGTTGA
- the mtnN gene encoding 5'-methylthioadenosine/S-adenosylhomocysteine nucleosidase has translation MTIGIIGAMDEEVALLMDNMVDKEEKTIANCLFVRGMLLEKEVVLLKSGIGKVNAAMATTIMHERFSPSHIINTGSAGGFTKNLEVGDVVISTEVVHHDVDATAFEYAYGQVPGMPAMYAADAGLIAKAITAVKELNIQYEEGIISTGDSFMDDPNRVAFVHEKFPAMIAAEMEAAAVAQVCYQYNKPFVIIRALSDIAGKQSSVTFDAFLGKAAKNAANLIMSILKEME, from the coding sequence ATGACGATCGGTATTATTGGGGCAATGGATGAAGAAGTTGCTTTATTAATGGATAATATGGTTGATAAGGAAGAAAAAACGATTGCAAATTGTTTATTTGTGAGAGGTATGTTACTTGAGAAAGAAGTTGTATTATTAAAATCCGGGATTGGTAAAGTAAATGCAGCGATGGCTACAACCATTATGCATGAACGTTTTTCTCCGTCTCATATTATAAATACGGGATCTGCAGGTGGATTCACGAAGAATCTTGAGGTAGGTGATGTTGTTATTTCAACAGAGGTCGTCCATCATGATGTGGATGCGACTGCTTTTGAGTATGCTTACGGACAAGTGCCAGGTATGCCTGCGATGTATGCCGCAGACGCTGGTTTAATAGCGAAGGCGATAACCGCGGTAAAGGAATTAAACATTCAATATGAAGAAGGTATTATTTCTACAGGAGATTCATTTATGGATGATCCCAACAGGGTAGCTTTTGTACATGAAAAATTCCCTGCTATGATTGCAGCAGAAATGGAGGCTGCTGCTGTTGCACAGGTTTGTTATCAATACAATAAACCATTTGTCATCATTCGTGCCTTATCAGACATTGCCGGAAAACAATCCTCGGTGACATTCGATGCTTTTCTAGGAAAGGCGGCCAAGAACGCTGCAAATTTAATCATGTCTATCCTTAAAGAAATGGAATAA
- a CDS encoding IreB family regulatory phosphoprotein: MSSIDKTMKFNFSEEPFDQDIKEIVFTVHEALQEKGYNPINQIVGYLLSGDPAYIPRYKDARNLIRKVERDEVIEELVKYYLEQQKEE; encoded by the coding sequence ATGAGCTCTATTGATAAAACGATGAAATTTAATTTTTCGGAGGAACCATTTGATCAGGATATTAAAGAGATCGTCTTTACAGTGCATGAAGCACTTCAGGAAAAAGGCTATAATCCGATTAATCAAATTGTGGGTTATTTATTATCAGGTGACCCTGCATATATCCCAAGATATAAAGATGCTAGGAACTTAATTCGAAAAGTCGAACGGGATGAAGTTATTGAAGAACTGGTAAAATATTATTTAGAACAGCAAAAGGAAGAATAA
- a CDS encoding AI-2E family transporter, with protein sequence MIRNKKAISVLYWLVTGIFVFLFAYLLVKLFPLYGAVFSFLLRLLSPFLVSLLIAYLLYPIIKKIHSYNIPRGIAVLSIYILFFGITAYVIYRVYPAVMHQLQDLKEQLPVFIRMYENLIYQLYEYTSFLPETVHDKIDGLITRVETSLENILDKLVGGVTRIFDAIIFLTVIPVLVFYFLKDYNKLKDYVKTFIPEKYRAQTSKLVHAIDKSLGSYIRGQLLVSLLVSLATWIVFQFLNINYALLLAIIMGITNLIPYFGPIIGAVPVMAIALTTSWKLVIFVLIAILAIQVIEGNFLSPYIVGKSINIHPIAIIFALLLGGELFGVIGLIVAVPLLTICKVITEHVIAMKHGID encoded by the coding sequence ATGATCCGAAACAAAAAAGCAATAAGTGTTCTTTATTGGCTTGTCACCGGTATTTTTGTTTTTTTATTCGCTTATTTACTCGTTAAACTGTTCCCATTGTATGGAGCTGTTTTTTCATTTCTATTGCGGTTATTATCTCCGTTTCTTGTTTCCTTATTAATTGCTTATCTCCTTTATCCGATCATTAAAAAAATACACAGTTACAATATACCAAGAGGTATAGCAGTTCTCTCCATTTATATATTATTTTTTGGGATTACCGCTTATGTGATTTACCGTGTTTACCCTGCTGTTATGCATCAGTTACAAGATTTAAAGGAGCAATTGCCTGTTTTCATTCGTATGTACGAGAATCTTATATACCAGTTATATGAATATACATCATTTTTACCGGAAACTGTTCATGACAAGATAGATGGATTGATCACAAGAGTTGAAACCTCCCTTGAAAATATATTGGATAAATTAGTCGGTGGTGTTACCAGGATTTTTGATGCGATTATATTTCTAACGGTTATCCCTGTTCTCGTATTTTACTTCCTAAAGGATTATAATAAACTAAAGGATTATGTGAAGACGTTTATCCCAGAAAAATATCGTGCGCAGACAAGCAAATTGGTTCACGCCATTGATAAAAGTTTAGGCAGTTACATACGTGGACAATTACTTGTTTCTTTACTTGTTAGTTTGGCCACATGGATTGTTTTCCAATTTTTAAATATAAATTATGCACTGCTTCTAGCGATTATTATGGGGATCACAAATCTTATTCCCTATTTCGGGCCAATCATTGGAGCCGTTCCAGTGATGGCTATCGCACTTACAACGTCTTGGAAATTAGTCATATTTGTGCTGATCGCCATATTGGCTATTCAAGTTATTGAAGGGAATTTTTTATCACCGTATATTGTAGGGAAAAGTATTAATATCCATCCAATAGCGATTATATTTGCATTACTATTAGGTGGGGAGCTATTCGGCGTAATTGGGTTGATTGTCGCAGTACCTTTATTGACAATATGTAAAGTGATTACAGAACATGTTATAGCGATGAAACACGGTATCGATTGA
- a CDS encoding DUF1292 domain-containing protein, producing the protein MALEEKERIIIPDENGEEHLFEVLFTFDVDQTEHSYIALIPVERAEEEEVEVYAFRYEEKASDDDDLALFPIESDEEWEMVEETLHALTEEENEGE; encoded by the coding sequence ATGGCACTTGAAGAGAAGGAACGGATCATTATACCGGATGAAAATGGAGAGGAACATTTATTTGAAGTTCTTTTTACGTTTGATGTTGATCAGACAGAACATTCCTATATCGCTTTAATTCCGGTTGAAAGAGCAGAGGAAGAAGAAGTAGAGGTTTATGCTTTTCGTTATGAAGAAAAAGCAAGCGATGATGATGACCTAGCCCTATTTCCTATTGAATCAGATGAAGAATGGGAAATGGTTGAAGAAACGCTGCATGCGTTAACAGAAGAAGAAAACGAAGGGGAATAA
- the alaS gene encoding alanine--tRNA ligase → MKQLTSAEVRQMFIDFFKEKGHRVEPSASLVPKEDLTLLWINSGVATLKKYFDGRIIPENPRIVNAQKAIRTNDIENVGYTARHHTFFEMLGNFSIGEYFKKEAIEWAWEFLTSEKWVGFDNSLLAVTVHPEDDEAYDIWLHDIQIPKERIIRLEENFWDIGEGPSGPNTEIFYDRGEKYGNNPNDPELYPGGENERYLEIWNLVFSQFNHNPDHTYTPLPKKNIDTGLGLERMVSVIQDTPTNFETDLFMPIIRKTEALATTVYGKKEESDTAFKVIADHIRTVSFAIADGAVPSNEGRGYVLRRLLRRAVRFAKEIGIDKPFMHELVQTVGEIMKDFYPEVLKQKEFIERIVKVEEERFHETLNDGLEILTSIMEKEKRKGSTVFPGVEVFRLYDTYGFPKELTEEYVEQQGFTIDEEGFNAEMEKQRERARNARQKVDSMQVQEGVLSEVDVESTFIGYDHLEVETRIEAIINGKDKVESANAGDDVFIFLKETPFYAESGGQVADKGWIYTDRASAYIEDVQKSPKGQHVHRMTVRDGTFSTGDQIKAMVDRTFRTSIIRNHTATHLLHQALKDVLGDHVHQAGSLVTPERLRFDFSHFTAVSKEHLQKIEQIVNEKIWSSLPLLIDHKKIEEAKEMGAMALFGEKYGDIVRVVQIGDYSMELCGGTHVQNTSEIGLFKIISEGGIGAGIRRIEAVTSKQAYEFLTDKVNLLQESAQLVKTNEENLPERIEGLFQEIKTIQKENESLSAKLANVEASSILNQVRKVDDIPLLTKQVSVKDMNQLRNMMDDLKQKLDSGIILLAAENNQKVQFAAGVSKDLIDRGFHAGHLIKQAAQICGGGGGGRPDMAQAGGKDPEKIDAALQFAEQYIRENAK, encoded by the coding sequence ATGAAACAGTTAACATCGGCTGAGGTAAGGCAAATGTTTATTGATTTTTTTAAGGAAAAAGGACATCGTGTGGAACCAAGTGCCTCATTAGTTCCAAAGGAAGACCTGACATTACTATGGATAAACAGTGGGGTAGCAACGTTAAAAAAATACTTCGATGGCCGCATCATTCCGGAGAATCCACGAATTGTCAATGCGCAGAAAGCCATTCGTACAAATGATATTGAAAATGTAGGATATACGGCAAGGCATCATACGTTTTTCGAAATGCTTGGGAATTTTTCTATTGGGGAGTATTTTAAAAAGGAAGCCATTGAATGGGCTTGGGAGTTTTTAACAAGTGAGAAATGGGTAGGCTTTGATAATTCGTTATTAGCCGTGACCGTACATCCGGAAGACGACGAAGCCTATGATATTTGGTTACATGATATTCAAATTCCAAAAGAACGTATTATACGTTTAGAAGAAAATTTTTGGGATATCGGAGAGGGGCCAAGTGGACCAAATACGGAAATCTTCTATGACCGTGGAGAAAAATATGGGAATAACCCCAATGATCCAGAGCTATATCCGGGTGGAGAAAATGAACGTTATTTGGAAATATGGAATTTAGTTTTCTCGCAGTTTAATCATAATCCCGATCATACGTACACGCCACTTCCAAAGAAAAACATTGACACCGGACTCGGGTTGGAGCGAATGGTTTCCGTTATTCAGGACACGCCAACCAATTTTGAAACAGATTTATTCATGCCGATCATCCGTAAGACAGAAGCGCTGGCAACAACTGTGTATGGAAAGAAAGAAGAGAGCGATACTGCTTTTAAAGTGATTGCTGATCATATCCGCACCGTAAGTTTTGCTATTGCTGACGGCGCAGTACCATCAAATGAGGGACGGGGTTATGTGTTGCGTCGATTGCTTCGAAGAGCGGTTCGCTTTGCAAAAGAAATCGGTATTGACAAACCGTTTATGCATGAACTCGTCCAAACCGTTGGAGAAATTATGAAAGATTTCTACCCGGAAGTTTTAAAGCAAAAAGAATTTATTGAACGTATTGTTAAGGTGGAGGAAGAGCGTTTTCATGAAACATTGAATGACGGATTGGAAATACTAACTTCCATCATGGAGAAAGAAAAAAGAAAAGGGAGCACTGTCTTCCCTGGGGTAGAAGTGTTTCGTTTGTATGATACGTATGGATTTCCTAAGGAATTAACTGAAGAATATGTGGAGCAGCAAGGCTTTACCATAGACGAAGAAGGATTCAATGCGGAAATGGAAAAACAACGGGAACGGGCCAGAAATGCACGCCAGAAGGTTGATTCCATGCAAGTACAAGAAGGTGTTTTAAGTGAAGTGGATGTAGAGAGTACGTTTATCGGCTATGATCATTTAGAAGTAGAAACGAGAATCGAAGCCATTATAAATGGAAAAGACAAAGTAGAATCCGCTAATGCAGGGGATGATGTATTTATTTTTCTAAAGGAAACACCGTTTTATGCTGAGAGTGGTGGTCAGGTAGCAGATAAAGGATGGATATATACGGATCGTGCATCTGCTTATATAGAAGATGTACAAAAATCTCCGAAGGGACAACATGTTCATCGTATGACTGTGAGAGATGGAACATTTTCTACAGGAGATCAAATAAAAGCAATGGTTGATCGTACATTTCGCACGTCTATTATTAGGAATCACACGGCTACACATCTCTTACATCAAGCCCTGAAAGATGTGCTCGGCGACCATGTTCATCAGGCAGGTTCACTTGTAACCCCTGAGAGATTACGTTTTGATTTCTCCCATTTCACAGCTGTTTCGAAAGAGCACTTGCAAAAAATCGAGCAAATTGTAAATGAAAAGATATGGAGTTCTCTCCCTCTCCTTATTGATCATAAAAAAATAGAGGAAGCAAAAGAGATGGGCGCAATGGCTTTATTTGGCGAAAAATATGGAGATATTGTTCGGGTTGTCCAAATAGGAGATTATAGCATGGAATTATGTGGGGGCACGCATGTTCAAAATACGTCCGAAATCGGCTTGTTCAAAATCATCTCTGAAGGCGGCATAGGCGCTGGAATAAGAAGGATCGAAGCGGTTACCAGTAAACAAGCCTATGAATTTTTAACAGATAAAGTAAATCTACTACAAGAATCAGCACAATTAGTTAAAACAAATGAAGAAAATCTGCCGGAGCGTATTGAAGGCTTATTCCAGGAAATAAAAACCATCCAAAAAGAAAATGAGTCATTGAGTGCAAAGTTAGCTAATGTAGAAGCTTCATCTATATTAAATCAAGTGAGAAAAGTAGATGATATACCATTACTCACGAAGCAAGTGAGTGTGAAAGATATGAACCAGTTACGAAACATGATGGATGATTTAAAGCAAAAGCTGGATTCAGGCATCATATTGCTAGCTGCAGAAAATAATCAAAAGGTACAATTTGCTGCAGGTGTATCGAAAGATTTAATTGACCGTGGTTTTCATGCCGGTCATCTGATCAAACAGGCGGCTCAAATTTGTGGAGGAGGCGGTGGCGGCCGTCCAGATATGGCTCAAGCCGGTGGAAAAGATCCGGAAAAAATAGACGCTGCCCTTCAATTTGCGGAGCAATATATACGCGAAAATGCAAAATAA
- the ruvX gene encoding Holliday junction resolvase RuvX: MKIIGLDVGSKTIGIAVSDALGLTAQGLTTLKWDENDIRSADIALKEIITNHEIGKAIVGLPKNMNGTIGERGQASERYAKHIEDTHEIPTVLWDERLTTVAAERVLLEADMSRKKRKKVIDKMAAVMILQSYLNQK; the protein is encoded by the coding sequence ATGAAAATCATTGGTTTAGATGTTGGTTCTAAAACCATCGGCATTGCTGTAAGTGATGCGTTAGGATTAACCGCTCAAGGTTTAACAACGCTTAAATGGGATGAAAATGACATTCGTTCTGCTGATATAGCATTGAAAGAAATTATAACGAACCATGAAATTGGAAAGGCTATAGTTGGCTTACCTAAAAATATGAATGGTACAATTGGCGAACGTGGACAAGCATCAGAAAGGTACGCTAAGCATATAGAGGATACTCATGAAATTCCAACTGTATTATGGGATGAACGATTGACAACTGTTGCGGCTGAGCGTGTGTTACTGGAAGCAGATATGAGCAGGAAAAAGCGGAAAAAAGTTATTGATAAAATGGCTGCAGTAATGATTCTGCAAAGTTACCTGAATCAAAAGTAA